CAGGAGGCGCATCCTGTCCACCGACACGCCATTGCGCAAAGCCGCCGCGTTCCGGCAGATCGCCAGCCAGATTACGGCGATGAACGAGGCAGACATGATCGGCAGGCTAAACGGGATGGCGGCAGAGGTCGGGATAGACAGCCGCGACATCGTTGCCAAAGCCATCCTGCCCTCGGAGGCGCTGGCCGATTTTGCCGCCCATCCGCTGGTCAGCCTGGGCGCTCATACGGTCAGCCATCGCGGCTTGACCGGGCTTGATGATGAAACGGTGCAGCAGGAGTTGAAACTCTGCGCCGATTATCTCGAAACCCTGACCGGAACGCGACCGGTCAGTTTCGCCTATCCCTATGGCGATGGCCGTAGTGTCGATCGCCGTACCATCGATTTGGTGCGCGAGGCCGGTTTCCGTCTGGCAGTCACCACCCGGCCCGCGACACTGTTTGCAAACGACGGACAGCGCCTGCACGCCCTGCCGCGCATTTCACTCAATGGTCATTTCCAAACGCCAGCCACGGTCCGGACGCTGGCATCGGGCATTCCCTTTCGCCTGATGTCACGCAAACCGGCTGCGTGACACAGGAAAAAGTACAGCCCTTAGGAGATCACGGATACATCCGCACCTTGCTCCAGGGGCGGTCCAGCGCCTCGCGGCGAAACTCGATCCGGTCATGCAGGCGGAATTTACCGTCACGCCAGAATTCGATGGTTAACGGCTTGATCCGGAAACCCGACCAGTGGGCTGGACGCGGAATAGACCCCAGGGCGTAACGCGCCGTATATTCGGCAACCGCTTTTTCCAACGCAAACCGGCTTTCCAGCGGCCGCGACTGTTTCGAGGCCCAGGCGCCGATCCGGCTGCCGATCGGTCTTGTCTGGTAATAGGCATCGGCCTCGGCGTCGGACACGACCTCCACTTCGCCGCGCAACCGCACCTGACGTCGCAGGGATTTCCAGTGAAAGCACATCGCGGCTTTCTTTTGGGAGAGAATCTCCGTACCCTTCTGGCTCTCGAAATTAGTATAGAAGACGAATCCGTTTTGATCGAAATCTTTCAGCAGCACCATGCGCACATTTGGCAGGCCGCTTTCATCGACTGTCGCCAATGCGACAGCGTTGGGATCGTTTATCTCGGAGGCCTTTGCCTCCGTGAGCCACGTTTCGAACAAGCCAAAAGGTTCATGCTCCTCGGTAAAGTCACCGGTTGTTAACTCATTTTGCGACATATTATGTTAAATGCTCCGCATATGCCCGCGCCGCCAACGACGCATGAAGGACAGGACAGGTCTTGAGAGACATAGCAAAGCCGGATCGATGCAGAAAGGGACGCTGGGCCACCAGCGGTCGTTTTATGGCCATGGCGGCGCTTTGCCTCATGTTGGGCGGCTGTGTCGGTGGCGTCATGGACTTCGGAGGCGATACGCCTAAGGTTGATCGGTCGATTTCGACCGGCACCATTCCAAACGAACCGGAAAAGCGGTCCGACCAGGATACGGTTCGCAATGCGGTTTCTTCCGCCGATCTTGAAAAACTGGGTCTGAGCCCGGTTCCCTGGGCCAATACCACAACGGGAAGCGCCGGTGTGATCGACTCGATTTCCGAGGACCGCAGCAATGGCGTGATCTGCCGGGTGTTCGTCACCAGCCGCCATGCCTATGACGGCATTGCCAAATTCTATGGCCGCACCTGCCTGGCCGGCGATGGCCAGTGGCAATTGGTGAATTTCGACAAGCAGTCCTGAGATCGGCAATTCCGTGCTGTAAAAACGCCGATTGCACCGACTTTCCATGACTTACTAACGGTCATAGCCGCTGACGGCAGCACCCATTGCGTAAATTCCATTGGCATCAAAGCCTGATTCAAGGAATTATTCCCCAAGCGTAACCACTGGTTAGCATCTGCTTCCTAATATAATCATGTCCCGTGGCGAGACATATAAAGACAATGCTTGCCGCGTATGAGCGTGAATGATTCACCTTTCTGCGAAATTGCTGGGCAAAAATCTTTTGTTCTGAAATTTCCGCAACAGATTGAAAGTGTTACGGTACATCATATTTCCCCTTACGGGTGCGATGTCGTGACCCGGACAGATCTCAATTGAACCGCTCTTGTATTTGGTTGGTGGTAAAATGCGTGATCCCTACTCCATTCTCGGCGTGCAGCGCGATGCTGGTACTGACGAGATCAAGGCTGCCTGGCGCTCGAAAGCCAAGACCTCTCATCCCGATCAGAACCGGGAGGACCCAACAGCAACCCAACGGTTTGCGGAAATCGGGCAGGCCTATGATGTGCTCAAGGACCCCGCAAAACGAAGCCGCTACGACCAGCAACGCTCGAAAATGGACGCCATGAAACGCGAACAGACGATCATGCAACAACGCGAGGAAGCCCGTGCGGCCGCCGAGCGCGCCCGTCAGGCCAAGGCCAATGCGGAGCGCGTCATGGCCGATCTGGCGCGCATCGAGGCGGAAAAGGCCAAGGCTGAAAAAGCCGCCGAAATGCTGAATGTCAAGGTTGAGGCCGCCCGCGCCCGCGCGCAATCGGCCGAAGCCCAGGCCGCCAATGCGTCGGCCGACGCAACGGCAAGCGCCAACGCCTCGGCCAAAGCCCAGGCTCAAACGCAGGCTCAAGCCCAGCCCCAGGCCGCAGCAAAGCCGGAAACCGCGAAAGCGGCTCCCGACACCGCCGAAACGGCAGCCCCCAGCCGCCCCGCCAGCCCGGATGCGGCAGACGATGCCGTCTCGAAGATTTTCGGCGCTGCCCAGACCGATCAGCGGCGAGGTGAAGACGAGGCGAGCGAAGACGGTAACCGGTCACGCGGCTTTGCACTTCCGGTTCTTGGCCTGATTTCATCGCTGGTGCGACGCATTCGCAAACCGGCGCCGCCGGTTCTCGAAAAGGCCCCCGACATCATGGTCGAGGCCACCATCGCCATTGACGACCTGTTGCAACACAACACCATTTCCGTCCAGCTCAGCGATGGACGCGAGGTGAGGCTGCCGCTGGAAGCAGGGTATACCGATGGCAGCATTGCCCGGCTGTCCGGCAAGGGGCTGAAAGTGCCGAGCATGTTAACCGGCGATGTGCTGGTCACGCTGCGGGTGTTGAAAAGCCCTGCCTTCAGCGTCGATGGCTATGACATTCACTGCGTCGTGCCGATCAAGCTTGAGGATGCCGTGCTGGGATGCGACACGGTGATCGAAGGGCCGCAAGGACCGCTCGACATTACCGTACCGGCCTGGACCGGCTCGGACCAGAGCATTCGCATCGAAGGCGAAGGCCTGCCCAGCGGCCCGGACGAACGGGGCGCACTGGTGGTGGAAATCAGGGTCGTGCTCTGGGAAAAACCGGACGAAAAAGTCACGGATCTGATGAAAGTGATGAAGCACGGGCTTTTCCTATAGTTTCCGCCCCCCGGAAAAATGACGGGTTAAACCGAATTTCGCTGTAATCACACAGTGATAGCCACACCCTTTGTTACGGCTCCTTACAGTATTTGTTGCCTCTCTCCCATGAAGACAGGTGTAGCACAGCTTGAACCAAGGATCGGCCTATGCGATAGGCAGGTTCGATAGAAGTCTTAGGGAGCAACGAATGGCTCAAATTTCGGGCCTCATGGCAGGCAAACGTGGCATCATCATGGGTGTTGCCAATAATCGTTCCATCGCATGGGGCATAGCGAAGGCCTGCCGGGATGCCGGCGCGGAGATTGCGCTGACATGGCAGGGCGATGCGTTGAAAAAGCGTGTCGAGCCGCTGGCCCAGGAGCTTGAGGGCTTCATGGCAGGCGATTGCGACGTGACCGATCTGGAAAGCGTCGATGCCGTGTTCAAGAATGTCGAGGACAAGTGGGGCAAGATCGACTTCGTCGTGCATGCCATCGCCTTTTCCGACAAGGACGAGTTAACCGGCCGCTATCTGGATACCAGCCGCGAAAACTTCGCCCGCACCATGGATATTTCTGTTTATTCCTTTACCGCTGTCGCCAAGCGGGCAGAAGCCATTCTCAAGGATGGCGGCGCATTGCTGACGCTGACCTATTACGGTGCGGAAAAAGTCATGCCGCATTATAATGTGATGGGCGTGGCCAAGGCAGCGCTGGAAGCCAGTGTCCGCTATCTCGCCGTCGACATGGGCAAGCGCGGCATTCGGGTCAATGCCATTTCGGCTGGTCCGATCAAGACTTTGGCAGCCTCCGGCATCGGCGATTTCCGCTATATCCTGAAGTGGAACGAATATAATTCGCCGCTGAAGCGCAATGTCACGACCGACGAAGTCGGCACATCCGGCCTCTATCTGTTGTCGGACCTGTCCAGCGGTGTGACCGGCGAAGTCCATCACGTCGACTGCGGTTACCACACCGTCGGCATGAAGGCCGTGGACGCGCCGGATATGTCGGTCGTCAAGGATTAAGACCCGGACACAAGGCCGGGAACAAGACCAAGAACAGGGCTTGAAAGGTTCGTCTGCCGTGCTGCTTTACGTCATTCGCCACGGACAGACGGACTGGAACGCCGAAGGTCGGTTTCAGGGCCAGACGGATATTCCGCTGAACGCCACGGGCCGTGGCCAGGCGATGCGCAATGGCGAAACCCTGCGCCATGTGCTGGGCGATACAGTCGATACATTCGACTTCGTCGCCTCCCCTCTTGGCCGCACCCGCGAGACCATGCAGCGGGTCCGCACCGAAATGGGTCTTGAACCCGAGCGTTACCGGCTCGACGACCGGTTGAAGGAAATCTGTTTTGGCGACTGGGAAGGTCATACAACCCGCGAATTGAAAGAGCTGTACCCAGAGCGGGTCAAACAGCGATCCCAGGGCAAATGGGACTTCATTGCTCCTGGCCAACGGGCTGAAAGCTATGAGATCCTGTCCTGGCGCACCGGTGCCTGGCTTGCCTCAGTCCGCCAGCCAACCGTGGCCGTGACCCATGGCGGCGTTATCCGCAGCCTGTTCCGGCTGATTGGCAATGTCGATGCCAACGAGGCCTGCGCCATGCCAATCCCCCAGGACAAAATTCTTCTGATCGACCTTGAAAACAATAGCCTGAATTGGCTTTGACAGATCGGCGTCAGTTCACGACCTGCAAATCGTCCACAACGCGCTTGCCATCGACCATGGTGTAATAAACCACAACCTTGACGCCGGTCGTCAGGCCGTCGAAATTGAATTCCGCTGGCACCGAATAGGTTTTGCCATCCTCCAGCGTCAGGGTCAGCTTTTCGGTGCTGATCGACTTGATGGTCGATTCCACGTCATCGCTTTGCGCAAGCGCACCCATTGGCGAAAACAGGCTGCCGGCCAGCAACAGCATAGCTATAAGGAAGCGCATGGTTTTTGCCCCTGCTTTCGGTCTAGAATCGTCACGTACTTGCAAATAAGCCTCCGAATGTGGCAGAATTTTCCCCTCGCCAGCACTTATCCCCTGCACTCATCAGGAGAGTCATTGAGGTGGCAGCTCGGATTCCGTTTTCGAATATCTCAAGACGTTGCCGCATTTGAGATATTCGAAAATCTTGTCAAGTGAGGACGCACGAGCATCTTCGATAACTTGGTATTAAAGCGTGGTGCGATATTCCAGGATAGCATCTCACGCCCAGATTTTTTATTTTACCGCAAAGCTCTACAGCATCGCGCAGAAAACTGGAATCCACTTTTCTTAAGGAAAATTCTACTGCATATTTTTTCCGAAAAGACAAACGGCAAACAACAGATCAAAAGCCATCCACAAAGGCGGATGCAAGCATTCCCACCACTGAACACAGCAGACTGTCCTGCACCAATGTTTCAGTCATGAACAGCACCATCCCCTCCCTCACGTTTTATTGACGATACCTTTTAAATCCCACTGATTTCAACTAATATAAATGCTAAATTAACAACCGTTACAATATCATATTACCTAAGATCAAAGCATAGCATCAGATGTTTCAGGCAGAATAAATGGCCGAGCACAACGTCTCTGCTGCATGTGAGATATCAGAAATTCTTATCAGCCGAAGATGTGTGAGCATCTTCGATGACTCGGTATAATGTGTATGGCAGGATAATGACAGAATTCGCAAATCCCGCCGATCTCCAAACACGCCGTTCCAGCAATGTGGCGATGGCGTTATTGGCCCTGGCGTTTGTCCTGCTGACAAGCCTGCTTGCCTATATCGGTTATCTCAATATCACCGACTACCGCAGCCAATTGCGCAGGCAAGTCCAAGCGGACCTGCAGCGGGTCAGCGGGATGATGACCCAAAGAACCGAGGAGAATTTCTTCGCGCTTCGGCATCTTGTCCATGCATTGTCACCGCTTGAAGGCGCATTGGCCTCGCCGCAAACGGAGGGGCTTGTTCGCGGTATTCTAAGGGAACGTCCGGAATTTCGAGCTTTGGTGCTGGCCCGCGGCACTGTCATAGAACAGGTGTGGACGCAGCAAGGGCTCTCCCCCAACAGCAATATGACGATCGGCCTGGATCCGGGCACGGATATGCAATTGCTGGATGACGGGCAATTGCAACTGGATCTCACCGCCGCCGATGTGACGCCCTCCCCTATCCATGTCCGTGCCATTCTGGATACCGCCAAATTCATCCAGTCCGCCATCGCCGATGGCGCCACCGCTCCGGTCGGCAACGGACCGGCCGTCGAGATTGCCGTCATGGTGCAGACCGCATCCGGTCCGCGCACTGTTTTTGGTAGCCCGTCGCTCGCGGCACAGGATTTGACCAGGCCGGATTTGGCCAAGCAGAACATGACCGGGGAAAACCCGGAAATACTGACCATGGCGCTTCAAGGCGGGACGCTGCAAGTGTATGGCCGCCCCCGGGCAGGCTGGCAGCAGAAACCGCAGGATCACAGTAATTTCGTCATGACGCTGGTTGCCGTGGATCTGGCTTTTGCAGCACCGCTCTGCGGCATAGCAATACTTTTCATCTCCCGCGCCAAACGCCGGCGCGCGCTCCAGCAGATGGAAGACAAGTACCGGGCCTTGACCCGGCGTTTCGAACTGGCAATGGACAGTTCCAATATCGGTATGTGGGAACTTGCAACCGGCAATCCGACCCTCCATCAAGACAGCCGTGCCGCACAATTGCATGGAGCAGGCAGCGGCGGCGATCTCGATCAGGACATGACCCGCTGGTTGGAAACCGTGCATCCGGAAGACCGCGCCAAGGCGCAAGCCCATGTTATGGCCTGCCAGCAAGGCGAAAACAGCCAGGATTACCGGGTCGTGCTGGAGAGCGGCGCGATCCGCACCTTGCGCTCCGTCGGCAGCCATGCGGATGCCTCCGGGCATAACCGTGTGACGGGTCTCGTCTGGGACATTACTGCCGATGTCGCCATGCAAAACGATCTACGGGCTGCCAAGGAGAGTTCCGACATCAAGAATGCGGAACTGGAACTGGCCCTGGACGAATTGTCCATCCGAGAGCAGCAGTTGGAAAGCCTGTCCTATCGGTTTGAACTGGCTCTGGATTCCTATGGCTGCGGCGTCTGGGAACATGATTTTTCCACAGGCCACACCGTCTGGGACGAACGCATGTGCCATCTCTACAATATTCCGGTCACCACCGGCCACATCTCCGACGCCCTGTGGTTGAGCAAGGTTCACAAAGACGATCATGAGATGTTGATGGAAGCCGCGCGCAACGCAGTAGAGCAACATACGCGCCTCAACACCAGCCAAAGGGTGCCGCTGGAAAAGGGCGGGACGCGCTGGGTGCGTTCCGTTGGCCAGGTGCATATTGACCGCAACGGACGCAAAAAGCTGATCGGCATCAGCTTCGATGTGACAGCTGATGTGCTGCTGACGGAAGAATTGCGC
The nucleotide sequence above comes from Agrobacterium vitis. Encoded proteins:
- a CDS encoding polysaccharide deacetylase family protein, whose amino-acid sequence is MRPSRFFVCQGLSERSHGLWWETLAALTRKAEQLKWDFDGRRRILSTDTPLRKAAAFRQIASQITAMNEADMIGRLNGMAAEVGIDSRDIVAKAILPSEALADFAAHPLVSLGAHTVSHRGLTGLDDETVQQELKLCADYLETLTGTRPVSFAYPYGDGRSVDRRTIDLVREAGFRLAVTTRPATLFANDGQRLHALPRISLNGHFQTPATVRTLASGIPFRLMSRKPAA
- the pdxH gene encoding pyridoxamine 5'-phosphate oxidase, encoding MSQNELTTGDFTEEHEPFGLFETWLTEAKASEINDPNAVALATVDESGLPNVRMVLLKDFDQNGFVFYTNFESQKGTEILSQKKAAMCFHWKSLRRQVRLRGEVEVVSDAEADAYYQTRPIGSRIGAWASKQSRPLESRFALEKAVAEYTARYALGSIPRPAHWSGFRIKPLTIEFWRDGKFRLHDRIEFRREALDRPWSKVRMYP
- a CDS encoding RT0821/Lpp0805 family surface protein; this translates as MRDIAKPDRCRKGRWATSGRFMAMAALCLMLGGCVGGVMDFGGDTPKVDRSISTGTIPNEPEKRSDQDTVRNAVSSADLEKLGLSPVPWANTTTGSAGVIDSISEDRSNGVICRVFVTSRHAYDGIAKFYGRTCLAGDGQWQLVNFDKQS
- a CDS encoding DnaJ C-terminal domain-containing protein; this translates as MRDPYSILGVQRDAGTDEIKAAWRSKAKTSHPDQNREDPTATQRFAEIGQAYDVLKDPAKRSRYDQQRSKMDAMKREQTIMQQREEARAAAERARQAKANAERVMADLARIEAEKAKAEKAAEMLNVKVEAARARAQSAEAQAANASADATASANASAKAQAQTQAQAQPQAAAKPETAKAAPDTAETAAPSRPASPDAADDAVSKIFGAAQTDQRRGEDEASEDGNRSRGFALPVLGLISSLVRRIRKPAPPVLEKAPDIMVEATIAIDDLLQHNTISVQLSDGREVRLPLEAGYTDGSIARLSGKGLKVPSMLTGDVLVTLRVLKSPAFSVDGYDIHCVVPIKLEDAVLGCDTVIEGPQGPLDITVPAWTGSDQSIRIEGEGLPSGPDERGALVVEIRVVLWEKPDEKVTDLMKVMKHGLFL
- the fabI gene encoding enoyl-ACP reductase FabI; this encodes MAQISGLMAGKRGIIMGVANNRSIAWGIAKACRDAGAEIALTWQGDALKKRVEPLAQELEGFMAGDCDVTDLESVDAVFKNVEDKWGKIDFVVHAIAFSDKDELTGRYLDTSRENFARTMDISVYSFTAVAKRAEAILKDGGALLTLTYYGAEKVMPHYNVMGVAKAALEASVRYLAVDMGKRGIRVNAISAGPIKTLAASGIGDFRYILKWNEYNSPLKRNVTTDEVGTSGLYLLSDLSSGVTGEVHHVDCGYHTVGMKAVDAPDMSVVKD
- a CDS encoding histidine phosphatase family protein — protein: MLLYVIRHGQTDWNAEGRFQGQTDIPLNATGRGQAMRNGETLRHVLGDTVDTFDFVASPLGRTRETMQRVRTEMGLEPERYRLDDRLKEICFGDWEGHTTRELKELYPERVKQRSQGKWDFIAPGQRAESYEILSWRTGAWLASVRQPTVAVTHGGVIRSLFRLIGNVDANEACAMPIPQDKILLIDLENNSLNWL
- a CDS encoding DUF1344 domain-containing protein; the encoded protein is MRFLIAMLLLAGSLFSPMGALAQSDDVESTIKSISTEKLTLTLEDGKTYSVPAEFNFDGLTTGVKVVVYYTMVDGKRVVDDLQVVN
- a CDS encoding EAL domain-containing protein, translated to MTEFANPADLQTRRSSNVAMALLALAFVLLTSLLAYIGYLNITDYRSQLRRQVQADLQRVSGMMTQRTEENFFALRHLVHALSPLEGALASPQTEGLVRGILRERPEFRALVLARGTVIEQVWTQQGLSPNSNMTIGLDPGTDMQLLDDGQLQLDLTAADVTPSPIHVRAILDTAKFIQSAIADGATAPVGNGPAVEIAVMVQTASGPRTVFGSPSLAAQDLTRPDLAKQNMTGENPEILTMALQGGTLQVYGRPRAGWQQKPQDHSNFVMTLVAVDLAFAAPLCGIAILFISRAKRRRALQQMEDKYRALTRRFELAMDSSNIGMWELATGNPTLHQDSRAAQLHGAGSGGDLDQDMTRWLETVHPEDRAKAQAHVMACQQGENSQDYRVVLESGAIRTLRSVGSHADASGHNRVTGLVWDITADVAMQNDLRAAKESSDIKNAELELALDELSIREQQLESLSYRFELALDSYGCGVWEHDFSTGHTVWDERMCHLYNIPVTTGHISDALWLSKVHKDDHEMLMEAARNAVEQHTRLNTSQRVPLEKGGTRWVRSVGQVHIDRNGRKKLIGISFDVTADVLLTEELRTAKAEAEARNIELELTKNRIEFNALHDPLTGLANRRKLDIALDSLTRQSQANRSRFTILHLDLDRFKEINDTLGHAAGDAMLVNAARVLSRHMNSGDLVARIGGDEFVVLLHGPIDAKAAAELAERIIQDINIPVDFEGFICRCGVSIGIAEAKGLRTDARKILINADLALYEAKRQGRNCFQFFTENLQANIVSSKRIADELLHALENDEITAWYQPQFCANSMELVGAEALVRWQHPTRGILPSNSFLKVAEDLNVMARIDQIVLELALKDKMRWAAMGVKLPKISVNVSSRRLHDAGLIETLEGLSISPGEISFELVESIFLDESEDIATTNIERIKALGIDIEIDDFGTGHTSIISLLKLQPKRLKIDRQLVMPLLNSSRERAMVRSIIDIARSLGVATVAEGVESTAHAQILRELGCDLLQGYAFAKPLPFEEFGRFALQTDRQMAS